In Equus przewalskii isolate Varuska chromosome 6, EquPr2, whole genome shotgun sequence, one DNA window encodes the following:
- the LOC103553295 gene encoding olfactory receptor 52J3-like — MFYTNNSIFHPATFFLIGIPGLEEVHVWISLPFCSVYLVALLGNATILLVIKMEHMLREPMFYFLAILSTIDLALSTTSVPRMLGIFWFDAHEINFGACVAQMFLIHAFTGMEAEVLVAMAFDRYVAICAPLHYTSILTSRVLMGISLYIVICPVLLTLPMIYLIYRLPFCQAYILSHSYCEHMGIAKLSCGNIHINAIHGLFVVSLFLLNLVLINISYVYILCAVFHLPSQDARLKALSTCGSHVAVLCVFYIPSVFSFLTHRFGHNIPHYVHILVANLYLVFPPSLNPIIYGVRTKQIRERVFRIFIKK, encoded by the coding sequence ATGTTTTATACCAACAACAGCATTTTTCACCCAGCCACATTTTTCCTCATTGGAATCCCAGGTCTCGAAGAGGTCCATGTCTGgatctcccttcctttctgctctGTTTACCTTGTGGCTTTACTGGGCAATGCCACAATTCTGCTCGTCATCAAGATGGAACACATGCTCCGAGAGCCCATGTTCTACTTTCTAGCCATCCTTTCAACAATTGACCTGGCCCTTTCTACAACCTCTGTGCCCCGCATGCTGGGTATCTTCTGGTTTGATGCTCATGAGATTAACTTTGGAGCTTGTGTGGCCCAGATGTTTTTGATCCATGCTTTCACTGGCATGGAGGCTGAGGTACTGGTGGCCATGGCCTTCGACCGTTATGTGGCGATCTGTGCTCCACTCCACTACACGAGCATCTTGACATCCCGTGTGCTGATGGGAATCAGTTTATACATTGTAATTTGTCCAGTCCTACTTACACTTCCCATGATCTATCTCATCTACCGCCTACCCTTCTGTCAGGCTTATATACTATCTCATTCCTACTGTGAGCACATGGGCATTGCAAAATTGTCTTGTGGAAACATTCATATCAATGCTATCCATGGACTTTTTgtagtctctctctttcttctgaacCTGGTCCTTATTAATATCTCCTATGTTTACATTCTCTGTGCCGTCTTCCACCTCCCATCACAAGATGCACGGCTAAAAGCCCTAAGCACATGTGGCTCCCATGTTGCAGTCCTCTGTGTTTTTTACATCCcctcagtcttctctttccttactCACCGCTTTGGACACAACATACCCCACTATGTTCACATTCTTGTTGCCAACCTCTATTTGGTTTTCCCACCCTCACTTAACCCCATCATTTATGGTGTGAGGACCAAACAGATAAGAGAGCGAGTGTTCcgtatctttattaaaaaataa